A genomic window from Chrysoperla carnea chromosome 3, inChrCarn1.1, whole genome shotgun sequence includes:
- the LOC123295320 gene encoding dnaJ homolog subfamily C member 22: protein MLLLDQMQSINSNHIKKKSNVNNTGPTNRTIEGGKSVLLAYIFWLFGGLFGAHHFYLRRDKQAFLWATTFGGYFGIGWLGDIFKIKRYVQDANDDPVFIEYFIQQLRKYKKPPFSTNRFIGQLMVGYFWAQLVLLAVPEEEFGEINWKFLNWLSPLACGLGAWFVGNIGRQKGSPWLAILAAYVAYQARWYIYDETMWLTIMSFAATLAFDTFSKEWNREPPKKRGFIRRIIVLSICFALYMSLWGSYLYFNGKITDSDGEEIPVYEAINHFFRSPWWTDIKSAMFEIWDYAQHHGWYEIWKQIIEISDPSGENNAYRVLDVSPESSQSEITAKWRKLSKEWHPDKVKDEEQKRVAQEKFMEIQQAYEILSKVKNKRQRRNKQSI from the exons aTGTTATTATTGGATCAAATGCAATCGATAAATagtaatcatattaaaaaaaaatcaaatgtaaaCAATACTGGTCCAACAAATCGAACTATTGAAGGTGGTAAAAGTGTTTTGTTAGCGTATATTTTTTGGTTGTTTGGTGGCTTATTTGGGGcacatcatttttatttacgacGTGATAAACAAGCATTTTTATGGGCGACCACATTTGGTGGATACTTTGGCATTGGTTGGTTAggtgatatatttaaaattaaacgcTATGTACAAGATGCTAACGATGATCCGgtgtttattgaatattttattcaacaattacgaaaatataaaaag ccgCCATTCTCTACAAATAGATTTATTGGCCAGTTGATGGTTGGATATTTTTGGGCGCAGCTTGTTTTATTAGCAGTACCAGAAGAAGAATTCGGTgaaataaattggaaatttttaaactgGTTATCACCTCTTGCGTGTGGTTtag gtGCATGGTTTGTTGGAAATATTGGACGGCAAAAAGGTTCTCCATGGCTAGCTATATTAGCTGCATATGTTGCATACCAAGCACGTTGGTATATTTACGACGAAACAATGTGGTTAACAATTATGTCATTTGCGGCAACATTAGCATTTGATACATTCTCAAAGGAATGGAATCGAGAACCACCGAAAAAACGTGGATTTATTAG GCGCATAATAGTTTTATCAATTTGTTTCGCATTATACATGTCATTGTGGGGCAGCTACttatattttaatggaaaaataacAGACAGCGACGGAGAAGAAATTCCAGTGTACGAAGCGATAAATCATTTCTTTAGATCGCCCTGGTGGACCGATATAAAAAGTGCAATGTTTGAAATATGGGATTATGCTCAACATCATGGTTGGTATGAAATATggaaacaaattattgaaatatccgATCCTAGTGGTGAAAATAATGCATATAGAGTGTTGGATGTATCACCAGAGTCATCACAAAGTGAAATCACAGCAAAATGGCGTAAATTATCAAAAGAATGGCATCCAGATAAAGTGAAAGATGAAGAACAAAAACGTGTTgcacaagaaaaatttatggaaatacaACAAGCatatgaaatattatcaaaagtgaaaaataaaagacaACGTCGTAATAAGCAatctatttaa
- the LOC123296985 gene encoding casein kinase II subunit alpha isoform X2 produces the protein MAVVTSRARVYAEVNVHKPREYWDYENHVVQYGQQEDYQLVRKLGRGKYSEVFEAIYMNSNEKVVVKILKPVKKKKIKREMKILENLRGGVNIITMLAMVKDPVSRTPALIFEHVNNTDFKELYQTLTDFDIRYYNYELLKALDFCHSMGIMHRDVKPHNIMIDHENHKLRLIDWGLAEFYHPGQEYNVRVASRYFKGPELLVDYQLYDYSLDMWSVGCVLASMIFRKEPFFHGHDNFDQLIRIAKVLGTEELFEYLDKYHIDLDANYSDLIGRHSKKRWERFVHSENQHLVSPEALDYLDKLLRYDHATRLTAREAMEHPYFAQFK, from the exons ATGGCAGTAGTAACAAGTCGAGCTCGTGTATATGCTGAAGTGAATGTACATAAACCACGTGAATATTGGGACTATGAAAATCATGTAGTACAATATGGTCAACAAGAAGATTATCAATTAGTACGTAAATTAGGTCGTGGTAAATATAGTGAAGTGTTTGAAGCCATTTACATGAATTCGAATGAGAAAgttgttgtaaaaatattaaaaccggttaaaaagaagaaaattaaacgtgaaatgaaaatattagagaATTTACGTGGTGGtgttaatataattacaatgtTAGCAATGGTTAAAGATCCAGTATCACGTACACCAGCATTAATATTTGAACATGTGAATAATACAGACTTTAAAGAGTTGTATCAAACGTTAACAGATTTTGATATTcgttattataattatgaattGTTAAAAGCGTTGGATTTTTGTCATAG catGGGAATAATGCACCGTGATGTAAAACCTCATAACATAATGATTGATcatgaaaatcataaattacgTTTAATTGATTGGGGTTTAGCTGAATTTTATCATCCTGGGCAAGAGTATAATGTACGTGTTGCATCCAGATACTTTAAAGGACCTGAATTATTAGTGGATTATCAATTATATGATTATTCATTAGATATGTGGTCTGTTGGTTGTGTGTTAGCATCAATGATATTTAGAAAAGAGCCATTTTTTCATGGTCAtgataattttgatcaattGATACGTATTGCAAAAGTATTAGGAACAGaagaattatttgaatatttagataaatatcATATAGATTTGGATGCAAATTATAGTGATTTAATTGGACGACATTCAAAAAAACGTTGGGAACGTTTTGTACATAGTGAAAATCAACATTTAGTATCACCAGAAGCATTGGATTATTTAGACAAATTATTAAG atacgACCATGCCACAAGATTGACGGCAAGAGAAGCAATGGAGCATCCATATTTTgctcaatttaaataa
- the LOC123296985 gene encoding casein kinase II subunit alpha isoform X1: MAVVTSRARVYAEVNVHKPREYWDYENHVVQYGQQEDYQLVRKLGRGKYSEVFEAIYMNSNEKVVVKILKPVKKKKIKREMKILENLRGGVNIITMLAMVKDPVSRTPALIFEHVNNTDFKELYQTLTDFDIRYYNYELLKALDFCHSMGIMHRDVKPHNIMIDHENHKLRLIDWGLAEFYHPGQEYNVRVASRYFKGPELLVDYQLYDYSLDMWSVGCVLASMIFRKEPFFHGHDNFDQLIRIAKVLGTEELFEYLDKYHIDLDANYSDLIGRHSKKRWERFVHSENQHLVSPEALDYLDKLLRYDHATRLTAREAMEHPYFAPLIEAADKLFPSVRRVIFKFVHYLIGLIAFIIGIVSTYYECPSDDLVVVLILITILSLLNSFKSLYTTTRSLL, encoded by the exons ATGGCAGTAGTAACAAGTCGAGCTCGTGTATATGCTGAAGTGAATGTACATAAACCACGTGAATATTGGGACTATGAAAATCATGTAGTACAATATGGTCAACAAGAAGATTATCAATTAGTACGTAAATTAGGTCGTGGTAAATATAGTGAAGTGTTTGAAGCCATTTACATGAATTCGAATGAGAAAgttgttgtaaaaatattaaaaccggttaaaaagaagaaaattaaacgtgaaatgaaaatattagagaATTTACGTGGTGGtgttaatataattacaatgtTAGCAATGGTTAAAGATCCAGTATCACGTACACCAGCATTAATATTTGAACATGTGAATAATACAGACTTTAAAGAGTTGTATCAAACGTTAACAGATTTTGATATTcgttattataattatgaattGTTAAAAGCGTTGGATTTTTGTCATAG catGGGAATAATGCACCGTGATGTAAAACCTCATAACATAATGATTGATcatgaaaatcataaattacgTTTAATTGATTGGGGTTTAGCTGAATTTTATCATCCTGGGCAAGAGTATAATGTACGTGTTGCATCCAGATACTTTAAAGGACCTGAATTATTAGTGGATTATCAATTATATGATTATTCATTAGATATGTGGTCTGTTGGTTGTGTGTTAGCATCAATGATATTTAGAAAAGAGCCATTTTTTCATGGTCAtgataattttgatcaattGATACGTATTGCAAAAGTATTAGGAACAGaagaattatttgaatatttagataaatatcATATAGATTTGGATGCAAATTATAGTGATTTAATTGGACGACATTCAAAAAAACGTTGGGAACGTTTTGTACATAGTGAAAATCAACATTTAGTATCACCAGAAGCATTGGATTATTTAGACAAATTATTAAG atacgACCATGCCACAAGATTGACGGCAAGAGAAGCAATGGAGCATCCATATTTTgctc CGTTAATTGAAGCAGCTGATAAATTATTTCCAAGTGTACGGcgtgttatatttaaatttgttcattatttaattggcttaattgcatttattattGGAATCGTATCTACTTATTATGAATGTCCGTCCGATGATTTAGTGGTTGTTCTcatattaattacaatattatcacttttgaattcatttaaatCATTATACACTACAACAAGATCATTACTTTAA
- the LOC123295941 gene encoding zinc finger protein OZF-like gives MSSENDTKDMKNGNDQFENVCRTCLYNSTENNNLAMMNLINYYDTNKNIKLSDMLFECTSIQISDNDQLPKLICQKCVDQINTKDNIDDDLDFDTENVHDNNDSDYENTSSMASNTKKRCSKRIKTRNLTKIKSENDNKTSETKWFTKTLNENDDENRALAEENIEKININNMKRYKCKICGIEKPNITNMINHIYFHMNIRRFQCHLCDKFFVTRGNMNRHIIDVHDNNDDNNTTIINNKSTTKILNNKQEPRTCSLCNDQKYYQTLVEYQRHMCDVHNEKMRKGYNPVVCHICNKQVYNNNALRKHLKGIHLTKSYKCDLCTMSYHSEKSLLGHRRVHGIKSGYHCKYCIQTYNTEMELNDHINNEHQNAQAYKCNKCDKEFYIHEYLLKHIKNHEAKPKHLCTICGKTFLLKSNLTTHQRIHTGEKPYKCSICSTSFGQHAALRFHQAVHTDERKFECTICNTKWKRKIDLTQHMRIHTDVPHFKCNFCGKEFIFRKRLTCHLKIHTGEKPYECTTCGKTFNRASHLKVHNRIHTGERPFVCSVCGRGFIQNHCLITHMNTHHKQQSEQQQ, from the exons ATGTCTAGCGAAAATGATACAAAAGATATGAAAAATGGAAATgatcaatttgaaaatgtgtGTAGAACATGTTTGTACAATAGCACGGAAAATAATAATCTAGCAATGAtgaatttgattaattattatgatacaaataaaaatattaaattatcagaTATGCTATTCGAGTGCACTTCTATACAA ATATCCGATAACGATCAATTACCAAAATTAATATGTCAAAAATGCGTTGATCAAATAAATACAa aAGATAATATTGATGATGATCTAGATTTTGATACCGAAAATGTTCATGATAACAATGATAGTGATTATGAAAACACATCATCAATGGCAAGTAATACTAAAAAACGATGTAGTAAACGTATTAAAACGCGAAatctaacaaaaataaaaagcgaaaatgataataaaacatCAGAAACCAAATGgtttacaaaaactttaaatg AAAATGATGATGAAAATCGTGCATTAGCtgaagaaaatattgaaaaaatcaatataaataatatgaaacgtTATAAATGTAAGATATGTGGTATTGAAAAACCAAATATAACGAATATGatcaatcatatttattttcatatgaatATTAGACGATTTCAATGTCATTTATGTGATAAGTTTTTTGTAACTAGAGGTAATATGAATCGACATATAATAGATGTACatgataataatgatgataataatactacaattattaataataaatcaacaactaaaatattaaataataaacaagaacCACGAACATGTTCGTTGTGTAATGATCAGAAGTATTATCAAACATTAGTTGAATATCAAAGGCATATGTGTgatgtacataatgaaaaaatGCGTAAAG gATATAATCCAGTTGTATGCCATATATGCAATAAACAAGTATACAATAATAACGCATTACGTAAACATTTAAAGGgtatacatttaacaaaatcatataaatGTGATTTATGTACAATGTCTTATCATTCAGAAAAGAGTTTATTGGGACATCGACGTGTACATGGTATTAAAAGTGGTTatcattgtaaatattgtatacaaaCGTATAATACTGAAATGGAATTAAATGATCATATCAATAATGAACATCAAAACGCACAAgcatataaatgtaataaatgtgataaagaattttatatacatgaatatttattgaaacataTTAAGAATCATGAAGCTAAACCAAAACATTTATGTACGATatgtggtaaaacatttttattaaaatcgaatttaaCAACACATCAACGTATACATACTG gcgAAAAGCCGTATAAATGTTCAATATGTTCGACATCATTTGGACAACATGCAGCGTTACGATTTCATCAAGCTGTGCATACCGATGAAAGGAAATTTGAGTGTACAATATGTAATACTAAATGGAAACGTAAAATTGATTTAACACAACATATGCGTATACATACAGATGTGCCACatttcaaatgtaatttttgtggcaaagaatttatatttcgtAAACGTTTAACAtgccatttaaaaatacatacag GTGAAAAACCATATGAATGTACAACATGTGGTAAAACTTTTAATCGTGCCAGTCATTTAAAAGTGCATAATCGTATCCATACTGGTGAGCGTCCTTTTGTTTGTTCAGTGTGTGGACGTGGTTTTATACAAAATCATTGTTTAATAACACACATGAATACACATCATAAACAACAATCagaacaacaacaataa
- the LOC123295942 gene encoding uncharacterized protein LOC123295942: MRSTVNKYNIDSDVEKQIVNIKKTIYELSQWTAMQEWSRALLSDMHKVTQLIDAIDTERNELDQQYHDKLIELNQLEEKYRIVNSHLSKKNKKDDNKYETLQKAHAELTRKNTALTDKLHKLEKLMHEYKQRIEQSEVR; encoded by the exons ATGAGATCAAccgttaataaatataatattgattcaGATGTGGAAAAACAAAT agtaaatattaaaaagacaaTTTATGAGTTATCACAATGGACAGCAATGCAAGAATGGTCTCGTGCATTATTGAGCGATATGCATAAAGTAACACAATTAATAGATGCAATTGATACCGAAAGAAATGAATTAGATCAACAATACCACGATAAATTAATCGAATTGAATCAATTAGAAGAAAAATACCGCATAGTTAATTCGCATTtatcaaagaaaaacaaaaaagatgataataaatatgaaacgtTACAGAAAGCACATGCTGAACTTACACGTAAAAATACAGCTCTAACAGACAAATTACATaagttagaaaaattaatgCACGAATATAAACAAAGAATAGAACAGAGTGAAGTCA gataa
- the LOC123295223 gene encoding 39S ribosomal protein L3, mitochondrial-like, producing the protein MAMASITSSFLNLQKNILEISVQTCITQQIRGKKRLNIPKLRYPTWFVRKERVLHDEKISQENSEFIKDVISEKFGPPAIIGGIQTYNTPLKTEPLKSVEWTPGLRRTGTIAKKIGIYPMWLKDGTKISTTLLQIVDNHVVKYIPPDEYHQTRERVIKIRGTPKGCVLVGAESDDPSLYTREYCGLFEKSGLPPKKFLARFFISPSAALSPGTPLTALHYRVGDYIDVRGKTVDRGFQGVIKRWGFKGGRASHGTTKTHRRPGNIGGGGEKGRVWPGTKMPGHMGNTWRMLKGLKIWRINTKYNVLWVSGQNVPGSTNSYVYIYDTILPSKPVTNPPFPTHVDKPDEVLPENIYDEEVHRFSDPTITFQPE; encoded by the coding sequence ATGGCGATGGCAAGCATAACctcaagttttttaaatttacaaaaaaatattctagaaataAGTGTTCAAACATGTATCACCCAACAAATAAGAGGTAAAAAGAggttaaatattccaaaactaCGTTATCCTACATGGTTTGTACGCAAAGAACGTGTGTTACATGATGAAAAAATATCGCAAGAAAATAGTGAATTTATTAAAGATGTCATCTCAGAGAAGTTTGGACCACCAGCAATAATCGGCGGTATACAAACATATAATACACCTCTTAAAACAGAGCCTTTAAAATCAGTTGAATGGACACCTGGCTTAAGGCGTACTGGAACTATTGCAAAGAAAATTGGCATTTATCCAATGTGGTTGAAAGATGGAACTAAAATATCAACTACTTTATTACAAATTGTAGATAATCACGTTGTAAAGTATATTCCCCCGGATGAATATCACCAAACACGAGAGCGTGTAATTAAAATTCGAGGAACTCCAAAAGGATGTGTTCTTGTAGGTGCAGAAAGTGATGATCCATCCTTATATACACGAGAATACTGTGGTTTATTTGAGAAATCTGGATTACCCCCAAAAAAATTCTTGGCTCGTTTTTTTATATCACCATCGGCTGCTTTAAGTCCCGGCACACCGTTAACAGCTTTACATTACAGAGTCGGTGATTATATCGACGTTCGAGGCAAAACTGTGGATCGAGGTTTCCAAGGAGTGATTAAACGTTGGGGATTTAAAGGAGGACGTGCTTCGCATGGTACGACAAAAACTCATCGACGTCCCGGAAATATTGGCGGTGGTGGTGAAAAAGGTCGTGTTTGGCCTGGTACCAAAATGCCTGGTCACATGGGTAACACATGGCGTATGTTGAAAGGTTTAAAAATTTggagaattaatacaaaatataatgtacTTTGGGTTAGTGGTCAAAATGTACCTGGTTCAACAAAttcatatgtttatatttatgataCTATTTTGCCTTCGAAACCAGTAACAAATCCACCATTTCCCACGCACGTTGATAAACCGGATGAAGTTTTACCTGAAAATATTTACGATGAAGAAGTTCATAGATTTAGTGATCCAACTATTACGTTTCAACCAGaatga